A genome region from Brooklawnia propionicigenes includes the following:
- a CDS encoding DUF4386 family protein, translated as MNRPTQSREITSSSPRRRSPAGVGRRMKPGASAGPDLSWQPLYRIGGYAALVFVVLVLVPVALVFAAPLPPTQGRAVLEYIAANRAVYLVELVSFVGLAVPALLVFGALAVALSRVNKALAAVGGLFGIVSETIALALGSSPQSLHGGLVVLADSYAVAGTDAERAGLIAAAEALIAATNAVSWGGILTAAGILVLSLVMWQGLFGRALAVVGLFAGVLGVVSEALRPLIGPAYLVYGLLLPLWFAWVGWKLLKIGAANRAPAP; from the coding sequence ATGAACAGACCCACACAGTCCCGCGAAATCACTTCGTCGTCTCCTCGTCGGCGCTCCCCGGCTGGTGTCGGCCGCAGGATGAAGCCCGGCGCGTCTGCTGGTCCCGACCTTTCGTGGCAGCCGTTGTATCGGATCGGCGGCTACGCGGCGTTGGTGTTCGTGGTGCTGGTGCTGGTGCCGGTCGCGCTCGTGTTCGCCGCGCCGCTCCCACCCACCCAGGGGCGGGCTGTGTTGGAGTACATCGCCGCCAACAGGGCGGTCTACCTGGTCGAGCTGGTCAGTTTCGTCGGGTTGGCGGTGCCGGCCCTTCTCGTGTTCGGCGCCCTGGCGGTCGCACTGTCCCGGGTCAACAAGGCCTTGGCCGCGGTCGGGGGCCTGTTCGGCATCGTGTCGGAGACGATCGCGCTGGCTCTGGGCAGCAGCCCCCAGTCGCTGCACGGCGGGCTGGTCGTGCTCGCCGACTCCTACGCGGTGGCCGGCACGGACGCCGAACGTGCCGGCCTGATCGCTGCGGCGGAGGCGCTGATCGCCGCCACGAACGCCGTCTCGTGGGGGGGAATCCTGACCGCGGCCGGCATCCTGGTGTTGTCGCTGGTGATGTGGCAGGGCTTGTTCGGCCGGGCGCTGGCGGTGGTCGGCCTGTTCGCGGGGGTGCTCGGCGTGGTCAGCGAGGCCCTCCGCCCGTTGATCGGCCCCGCCTACCTGGTCTACGGCCTGCTGCTGCCGCTGTGGTTCGCCTGGGTCGGCTGGAAGCTCCTCAAGATCGGGGCGGCCAACCGTGCTCCCGCCCCGTGA
- a CDS encoding tyrosine-type recombinase/integrase produces MTSFVGEGLDGLGVVDVIANHDEPPAEVGVAVRPPEVCAATYVESPFLEEALEAFPKSDGGLSGEEGGLADLGVGQRWAVGLADVFSRVFEFLTRDCRAGLGSYERSPAVASPVVQAVEEFVGYLERRGRGTYTSRSYRLGLGNFGEWLAGKSIELAAVSKTDVEAYIDRFARGLDRGGQARAARTVNHRLSVLASFFGFLIERDTDRGGVWAGRTSPVPAMTTEPTHGMGGGGSAPPRRPRAELRRREPRAEPKVLSDDQVSALIEGARSWRDKAILILLSQSGQRIGDWSAEHGRHGILGLRLGDLDRRRSAMIVLLKGARDQHRVPVTDTFWQAFDTYRDQERRDATTDAAWVGLRRGWPEPLTYSAFEAALRALSARTGVPVTAHMFRHTVATHVVATAGVAVAQQLLGHAHVGTTVDTYAHVDHQAMAKAIAEIERRALNANSEPSYAFHYSPSTLAELEAVTAPQRAGGDSR; encoded by the coding sequence GTGACCAGCTTCGTGGGCGAGGGTCTTGACGGCCTGGGCGTCGTCGACGTCATCGCGAACCATGACGAGCCGCCGGCCGAAGTCGGTGTAGCCGTTCGGCCCCCCGAGGTCTGCGCCGCGACGTACGTCGAATCCCCGTTCCTCGAGGAGGCCTTGGAGGCGTTCCCAAAGTCCGACGGGGGCTTGTCCGGTGAGGAGGGCGGCCTCGCCGATCTTGGGGTCGGGCAGCGGTGGGCCGTCGGTCTGGCGGATGTCTTCTCTCGAGTTTTCGAGTTTCTGACGCGTGATTGCCGTGCTGGGCTTGGGTCCTACGAGAGGAGTCCAGCGGTGGCGAGTCCAGTGGTTCAGGCTGTGGAGGAGTTCGTCGGGTACTTGGAGCGGCGAGGCCGGGGCACCTACACGTCCCGGTCGTACCGGCTGGGTCTGGGCAACTTCGGTGAGTGGCTCGCCGGCAAGAGCATCGAGCTGGCCGCAGTGTCGAAGACTGACGTCGAGGCCTACATCGACCGTTTCGCCCGCGGCCTGGATCGCGGCGGACAGGCCCGCGCTGCGCGGACGGTGAATCACCGGCTGAGCGTTCTGGCGTCGTTCTTCGGGTTCTTGATCGAGCGGGATACCGACCGTGGCGGCGTGTGGGCGGGCCGGACCAGCCCGGTGCCGGCGATGACCACCGAACCCACTCACGGGATGGGTGGCGGTGGATCTGCGCCGCCGCGACGGCCGCGCGCCGAGCTTCGGCGGCGTGAGCCGAGGGCGGAGCCCAAGGTGCTCAGCGACGACCAGGTCAGCGCGCTGATCGAGGGGGCCCGATCGTGGAGGGACAAGGCGATCCTCATCTTGTTGTCCCAATCGGGTCAACGAATTGGGGATTGGAGCGCCGAACACGGCCGGCACGGGATCCTCGGCCTCCGTCTGGGCGATCTGGACCGGCGCCGGTCCGCGATGATCGTGCTGCTGAAAGGCGCCCGAGATCAGCACCGCGTCCCGGTCACGGACACTTTCTGGCAGGCGTTCGACACCTATCGCGACCAGGAGCGCCGCGACGCCACCACCGACGCCGCCTGGGTCGGTCTGCGGCGCGGCTGGCCCGAACCGTTGACTTACAGTGCGTTCGAAGCCGCCCTGCGTGCGCTCTCGGCTCGAACCGGCGTCCCGGTCACCGCCCACATGTTCCGGCACACCGTCGCCACACATGTCGTCGCCACCGCAGGCGTCGCGGTGGCGCAGCAGCTGCTCGGGCACGCCCACGTGGGCACGACAGTCGACACCTACGCCCACGTCGACCACCAGGCCATGGCCAAGGCCATCGCCGAGATCGAACGGCGAGCTCTCAACGCTAACTCCGAGCCCAGCTATGCCTTCCACTACTCCCCCTCCACACTGGCCGAACTCGAAGCAGTCACCGCACCCCAACGAGCCGGCGGTGATTCCCGATGA
- a CDS encoding tyrosine-type recombinase/integrase yields MTSTTDLFVLARHARATSYDRATIDAAVNAHLAVWQLARTRDTVVMRTTRATLGVVESLPGATLEQRWAVFEAEVWPRWQAGDRRPLRREDGWSLGVRTLVMARLVQPAWSVVSGFRMSEWARILPDNDPIRRARDTLEGASASCVVGTPAMRARAIDTATKLMLVRGVDRLDGLVTDDLLIPPTGGKAFDILDALLCQVGALARTPRRGTSRRRTVPRRTERELVKISGVPEPFAETVAVYLETYARRLSDVYATLRHKSRALAHFFNYIAAHHPDVSSCAEITPAQARGFIPYALELARTVQRATARKGTSDRTTAYAWMIDVRTFFADLSTWAAEPGSPLEGHAPSAVMLARHDLLDAGYIKARKRQRAQVTETVLDLQREMPNIRAFALRRWHDAEHTLAGNPEDPRLVTAERTTFWDWALLELLLTSGLRIEETLELTTLDILKRSLASGEIYYLLHVKPSKFGRARVIPIGNQLGTVLAEIIRHLKTFYSTSHVPFVDRRDEHEKRPLPRAPYLLQGLRGPTTFTATTVRGRLGWLSLNAGAAHADGSPIKLTPHDCRRLFASEHLNAHTPVHVIQALLGHATIDTVMVYAKLYPDELVNEYRRAMRGMYLDVHGSQGLKTPTADDWRQLATTHSLRDMGTHICVLPAGEHCPRGLVCLGCGNVQPKRGAVDTFRAMLASHTKALDEARRHHEPAGQIAARELEIERIRAIIARAERLDTDAAEALEAAAQPTAMHPEAAPGQ; encoded by the coding sequence ATGACCTCCACGACCGATCTGTTCGTGCTGGCCCGCCACGCACGCGCGACCAGCTACGACAGGGCCACGATCGATGCCGCTGTGAACGCCCACCTGGCTGTGTGGCAGCTGGCACGCACTCGCGACACAGTGGTCATGCGGACCACAAGGGCGACCCTGGGCGTCGTCGAGTCTCTTCCCGGGGCGACGCTTGAACAGCGTTGGGCCGTGTTCGAAGCGGAGGTGTGGCCGCGATGGCAGGCCGGTGACAGGCGTCCGCTGCGTCGCGAGGACGGCTGGTCGCTCGGAGTGCGAACCCTGGTGATGGCCCGCCTGGTCCAGCCCGCCTGGAGTGTCGTATCCGGCTTCCGAATGAGTGAATGGGCCCGGATCCTGCCCGACAACGACCCTATCCGCCGAGCCCGCGACACCCTCGAGGGGGCGTCGGCGTCCTGCGTTGTGGGAACGCCAGCCATGCGGGCACGCGCTATCGACACTGCCACCAAGCTGATGCTGGTCCGAGGCGTTGACCGCCTCGACGGCCTGGTCACCGACGACTTGCTGATCCCGCCCACGGGTGGAAAGGCGTTCGACATCCTCGACGCCCTGCTGTGCCAGGTCGGCGCACTGGCTCGAACTCCTCGCCGTGGCACCAGCCGTCGCCGCACAGTTCCCCGCCGCACCGAGCGGGAACTGGTGAAGATCAGCGGCGTCCCTGAACCCTTCGCCGAGACCGTGGCCGTCTACCTGGAGACCTACGCCCGCCGGCTGTCCGACGTGTACGCGACGTTGCGGCACAAGAGCCGCGCGCTGGCCCACTTCTTCAACTACATCGCCGCCCACCATCCCGACGTGTCCAGCTGCGCCGAGATCACCCCGGCGCAGGCGCGGGGATTCATCCCCTACGCCCTCGAGCTCGCCCGGACCGTGCAGCGCGCCACAGCCCGAAAAGGCACCAGCGACCGGACCACCGCCTACGCCTGGATGATCGACGTGCGGACCTTCTTCGCCGACCTGTCCACCTGGGCCGCCGAACCCGGCTCCCCCCTGGAAGGGCACGCACCCTCCGCGGTCATGCTCGCCCGCCACGACCTGCTCGACGCCGGCTACATCAAGGCGCGCAAACGCCAACGCGCCCAGGTCACCGAAACCGTCCTCGACCTGCAACGCGAGATGCCCAACATCCGAGCATTCGCTCTGCGCCGCTGGCACGACGCCGAACACACCCTCGCCGGCAACCCCGAAGACCCCCGGCTGGTCACCGCCGAACGCACCACGTTCTGGGACTGGGCCCTGCTCGAACTGCTGCTCACCTCCGGGCTGCGGATCGAAGAAACGCTCGAACTGACCACCCTCGACATCCTCAAACGCAGCCTGGCCAGCGGCGAGATCTACTACCTGCTCCACGTCAAACCGAGCAAGTTCGGCCGGGCCCGCGTGATCCCCATCGGCAATCAGCTCGGCACCGTGCTCGCCGAGATCATCCGACACCTCAAAACCTTCTACAGCACCAGCCACGTCCCCTTCGTCGACCGCCGCGACGAACACGAGAAACGGCCCCTGCCACGCGCTCCCTACCTCCTCCAAGGCCTGCGCGGGCCGACCACCTTCACCGCCACGACCGTCCGCGGCCGGCTCGGCTGGCTCTCCCTCAACGCCGGCGCCGCCCACGCCGACGGCAGCCCCATCAAGCTCACCCCGCACGACTGCCGGCGGCTGTTCGCCTCCGAACACCTCAACGCCCACACCCCCGTGCACGTCATCCAGGCGCTCCTCGGCCACGCCACCATCGACACCGTCATGGTCTACGCCAAGCTCTACCCCGACGAACTCGTCAACGAATATCGCCGAGCCATGCGCGGCATGTACCTCGACGTCCACGGCAGCCAAGGACTCAAGACCCCCACCGCCGACGACTGGCGCCAGCTCGCCACCACCCACTCCCTGCGCGACATGGGCACCCACATCTGCGTCCTGCCCGCAGGCGAGCACTGCCCCCGTGGACTCGTCTGCCTCGGCTGCGGCAACGTCCAACCCAAACGCGGCGCGGTCGACACCTTCCGCGCCATGCTCGCCAGCCACACCAAAGCGCTCGACGAAGCACGCCGACACCACGAACCAGCCGGACAAATCGCCGCCCGAGAACTCGAAATCGAACGCATCCGAGCCATCATCGCCCGAGCCGAACGACTCGACACCGACGCCGCTGAAGCGCTCGAAGCAGCAGCACAACCAACGGCGATGCACCCCGAGGCCGCCCCCGGCCAATAG
- a CDS encoding aminoglycoside phosphotransferase family protein: MPLTARQLGLLRDWLGEWSIVTDHSWPLQDTTVLRVRTTDGDLVVKASETSHHIGREIEAHVRVLNNLHDHRFPHLHHADREAGLLLTKWIPGTLVEGTPAEHNPAVYRQAGAALAQLHVRPETSEDYLPTTIAKIEILHATAGRLGLLDPTTLSATRQHLTGMRAHPVEVRFTHGDYQPRNWLDDHGTLRVIDFGRAAQRPVESDLIRLLHQQLAGAPTLRDAFFAGYGHSLDKFDPDILNAEHLLQSVSTVVWAHQVGDQAFEDKGRAMVESFLSGEV, from the coding sequence GTGCCCCTCACCGCCCGCCAACTCGGCCTGCTCCGGGATTGGCTCGGTGAGTGGAGCATCGTCACCGACCACTCCTGGCCGCTGCAAGACACCACCGTGCTGCGCGTCCGCACCACCGACGGTGACCTCGTGGTGAAAGCCAGCGAAACAAGTCACCACATCGGACGTGAGATCGAGGCACACGTCCGCGTGCTCAACAACCTCCACGACCACCGATTCCCACACCTGCACCACGCCGACCGCGAGGCCGGCCTGCTCCTCACCAAATGGATACCCGGCACCCTCGTCGAAGGCACGCCCGCCGAGCACAACCCAGCCGTGTACCGCCAAGCCGGTGCAGCCCTCGCGCAGCTCCACGTGAGGCCCGAAACCTCGGAGGACTACCTCCCGACAACCATCGCCAAGATCGAGATCCTCCATGCCACAGCAGGCCGGCTTGGGCTCCTCGACCCCACGACGCTGTCCGCCACCCGCCAGCACCTCACCGGGATGCGCGCGCACCCAGTCGAGGTACGGTTCACCCACGGCGACTACCAACCCCGCAACTGGCTCGACGACCACGGCACTCTGCGCGTCATCGACTTCGGGCGCGCAGCCCAACGACCCGTCGAAAGCGACCTCATCCGACTGCTGCACCAACAACTCGCCGGCGCCCCCACACTGCGCGACGCGTTCTTCGCCGGCTACGGGCACTCGCTCGACAAGTTCGACCCCGACATCCTCAACGCCGAGCACCTCCTTCAAAGCGTCAGCACCGTCGTCTGGGCACACCAAGTTGGCGACCAGGCCTTCGAGGACAAGGGCCGCGCAATGGTCGAAAGCTTCCTCAGCGGCGAAGTCTGA
- a CDS encoding tyrosine-type recombinase/integrase — translation MLVRGVEGDAAARLAPAALGVPGSAEVLLAGGLALLAPEETVFEAMLDGWAVQQRSRLLVDTTIKQRIFAVRRFHRFAGEYPWRWTPADVEEWTSELVGGGVAHSSVRYYQMAVSLFCGYVTDPRYRWAEVCELHFGSHPVQVFHEWNTVVHRAEYEGRPGNRPFTRDELQVFFDYCDQRVAQVADRGRKGWLAAYRDATLFKAIYAWGLRRREAAMLETVDWSANPAAPQFGRYGALSVRYGKAVKGSPPRRRTVLTTMGWAAEAVAEWVEEIRPLYAPAGVALWPTERRAKISTDALTVRFQAYREAAGLDPILSTHCLRHSYASHLLEDGYDHLFVQQQLGHAWGATTAIYTSVGADYKNQALRRALSRALDQPTS, via the coding sequence GTGCTTGTGAGGGGTGTCGAGGGTGATGCGGCGGCGCGGTTGGCGCCTGCTGCGTTGGGTGTTCCGGGGTCGGCCGAGGTGCTGCTCGCGGGCGGGTTGGCGCTGCTGGCGCCGGAGGAGACTGTCTTCGAGGCGATGCTGGACGGTTGGGCTGTGCAGCAGCGGTCCCGGCTGCTGGTCGACACCACGATCAAACAGCGGATCTTCGCGGTCCGCCGGTTCCACCGATTCGCCGGGGAGTATCCGTGGCGATGGACGCCGGCCGACGTCGAGGAGTGGACCTCGGAGCTGGTCGGCGGCGGTGTCGCGCACTCCTCGGTCCGCTACTACCAGATGGCTGTGTCCCTGTTCTGTGGGTATGTCACCGACCCGCGCTACCGCTGGGCCGAGGTGTGCGAGCTGCACTTCGGGTCGCACCCGGTGCAGGTCTTCCACGAGTGGAACACCGTCGTGCACCGTGCCGAGTACGAGGGGCGGCCCGGGAACCGGCCGTTCACCCGCGACGAGCTGCAGGTGTTCTTCGACTACTGCGACCAGCGGGTCGCCCAGGTCGCCGACCGCGGCCGGAAGGGCTGGCTGGCGGCCTACCGGGACGCCACCTTGTTCAAGGCGATCTACGCGTGGGGGCTGCGCCGCAGGGAAGCCGCGATGCTCGAGACCGTCGACTGGTCGGCCAACCCTGCCGCACCACAGTTCGGCCGCTACGGCGCGCTGAGCGTGCGCTACGGCAAAGCCGTCAAGGGTTCCCCGCCGCGGCGCCGGACCGTGCTCACCACGATGGGCTGGGCGGCGGAGGCGGTCGCCGAATGGGTCGAGGAGATCCGGCCGCTGTACGCCCCGGCCGGGGTCGCGCTGTGGCCCACCGAGCGGCGCGCCAAGATCTCCACCGACGCCCTGACTGTGCGCTTCCAGGCCTACCGTGAGGCGGCCGGGCTGGACCCGATCCTGTCCACACACTGCCTGCGACACTCCTACGCCAGCCACCTCCTCGAGGACGGCTACGACCACCTGTTCGTCCAGCAGCAACTCGGCCACGCCTGGGGCGCCACCACCGCCATCTACACAAGCGTCGGCGCCGACTACAAGAACCAGGCGCTGCGCCGAGCCCTGTCCCGCGCCCTCGACCAACCAACCAGCTAG
- a CDS encoding helix-turn-helix domain-containing protein, producing the protein MPRTRKPALGYRWHLRRLMAEHEMYATTDLTPLLAERGVALSPAQVYRLVTGTPERLSLRTLVALCDILDCTPNELIEPVVETRPVRATGTTGPAPATITAAKQRTPRRADITSVE; encoded by the coding sequence ATGCCCCGCACCCGCAAACCCGCCCTCGGATACCGCTGGCACCTGCGCCGGCTCATGGCCGAGCACGAAATGTACGCCACCACCGACCTGACGCCCCTGCTCGCCGAACGCGGCGTCGCGCTGTCACCGGCCCAGGTGTACCGACTCGTCACCGGCACCCCCGAAAGGCTCAGCCTGCGCACCCTGGTCGCCTTATGCGACATCCTCGACTGCACCCCCAACGAGCTCATCGAGCCCGTCGTCGAAACCCGGCCCGTCAGGGCCACCGGCACCACCGGTCCCGCACCGGCGACCATCACCGCCGCGAAACAACGCACCCCCCGGCGGGCCGACATCACCAGCGTCGAGTGA
- a CDS encoding IS3 family transposase has product MKFAAIADWADQGVYPVVFMCRELQVSTSGYYKWRSHRVSVRHDQDDLLMGLIRHFYASSPGRPGVRRIHAELAAGGHRVSRKRVWRLMRALGVQGRHPAAWRRTTVAGEHPVPAPDLIGRRFEASGPNEKWCGDITYVKTWNGWAYLATVIDLYSRKVVGWAVDDHMRTSLVTDALDMARVHRRPRTRVIFHSDRGTQYTSTDFAKYCRKHKIRRSLGRTGICYDNAVAESFFATYKKELIHTRPWPDLKTLKKYTFSWIEEYYNQTRRHSTLGYLTPQEYELGYRNILELAA; this is encoded by the coding sequence GTGAAGTTTGCTGCGATCGCGGACTGGGCTGATCAGGGTGTTTATCCGGTGGTGTTCATGTGTCGGGAACTCCAGGTGTCGACCTCGGGCTATTACAAGTGGCGGAGTCATCGGGTTTCGGTCAGGCACGACCAAGACGATCTGCTGATGGGATTGATTCGCCATTTTTATGCCAGCAGCCCGGGCCGGCCTGGGGTCCGACGCATTCATGCCGAGCTCGCTGCTGGCGGGCACCGGGTGTCGCGCAAGCGGGTGTGGCGGTTGATGCGGGCGCTGGGTGTCCAGGGCCGTCATCCCGCGGCGTGGCGGCGAACCACGGTGGCTGGCGAGCATCCGGTGCCGGCCCCGGACCTGATCGGTCGAAGGTTCGAGGCGTCGGGGCCGAACGAGAAGTGGTGTGGTGATATCACGTATGTGAAGACGTGGAATGGTTGGGCTTATCTGGCGACGGTGATCGACCTGTATTCCAGGAAGGTGGTGGGTTGGGCTGTCGATGACCATATGCGTACCTCGTTGGTCACTGATGCTTTGGATATGGCTCGGGTTCATCGTCGGCCTCGGACACGCGTGATTTTTCATTCGGACCGTGGGACGCAGTATACGTCGACGGATTTTGCTAAGTACTGTCGGAAACACAAGATTCGTCGATCATTGGGCCGTACCGGGATTTGTTACGATAACGCGGTCGCCGAATCGTTCTTCGCGACCTACAAGAAGGAACTCATCCATACCCGGCCTTGGCCAGATCTCAAGACTCTGAAGAAGTACACGTTTTCTTGGATTGAGGAATACTACAACCAGACTCGTCGCCATTCAACGCTCGGATACTTGACACCGCAAGAATATGAGCTAGGCTACAGAAACATACTTGAACTCGCAGCCTAA
- a CDS encoding transposase, with amino-acid sequence MALVLDDGRSIAEAARNIGVLEKTLGKWVKKERDLRDEQRDPDESLTRSERAELEQLRADYQRLLDENAHLQMQASFAKKVATWFAKDQQ; translated from the coding sequence GTGGCGTTGGTGTTGGATGATGGGCGGTCGATCGCTGAGGCGGCACGGAATATCGGCGTCCTCGAGAAGACGTTAGGGAAATGGGTGAAGAAAGAACGAGACTTGCGCGATGAGCAGCGTGACCCGGACGAGTCTTTGACACGCTCGGAACGGGCCGAGCTCGAACAGCTCCGCGCGGATTACCAGAGGCTGCTGGACGAAAACGCTCATCTCCAGATGCAGGCCAGTTTCGCAAAAAAAGTGGCGACCTGGTTCGCGAAAGACCAGCAGTGA
- a CDS encoding reverse transcriptase domain-containing protein — MEIIGARVARTQVKYHRWARADRQARFGDLFNLVSHTSYLLVAWEHVAHNKGARTAGVDGLTVRQLVQQGGVGAFLAGIAASLKDGTYRPCPVRRVLIPKPGGKSRPLGIPTLADRVVQQSLKMVLEPIFEADFVPVSYGFRPKRRAHDAVAEIHYYATRGYRWVVDADIAGCFDHIDHTALLARVRERIKDKQVMALVRAFLKAGVLDELGREAATIEGTPQGGIISPLLANICVVRAGRSDHGPVGRRRRSVHPGCSR, encoded by the coding sequence ATGGAGATCATCGGCGCGCGGGTAGCGCGGACGCAGGTCAAGTATCACCGGTGGGCAAGGGCTGACCGCCAGGCGCGGTTCGGTGACTTGTTCAATCTGGTGTCGCATACCAGCTACCTGCTGGTGGCTTGGGAGCATGTGGCACACAACAAAGGAGCCCGTACTGCTGGAGTTGATGGCCTCACGGTGCGTCAACTCGTTCAGCAGGGCGGGGTCGGGGCGTTTCTGGCAGGGATCGCCGCGAGCTTGAAAGACGGCACGTACCGGCCTTGCCCGGTGCGCCGGGTGCTGATCCCCAAACCGGGCGGCAAGTCGCGGCCGTTGGGGATCCCGACGCTGGCCGACAGGGTCGTGCAGCAGTCTTTGAAGATGGTGCTGGAACCGATCTTCGAGGCCGACTTTGTGCCGGTCTCCTACGGGTTCAGGCCGAAGCGGCGCGCTCATGACGCGGTCGCTGAGATCCATTACTACGCCACGCGCGGGTATCGGTGGGTGGTGGACGCAGACATCGCAGGATGTTTCGACCATATCGACCACACCGCGCTACTCGCACGAGTCCGTGAACGGATCAAGGACAAACAGGTCATGGCGTTGGTGCGGGCATTCCTCAAAGCCGGAGTTCTTGACGAACTCGGCCGCGAGGCCGCCACCATCGAAGGAACACCCCAAGGCGGGATCATCTCGCCGCTGCTGGCCAATATTTGCGTTGTCCGTGCTGGACGAAGCGATCATGGCCCCGTGGGCCGAAGGCGGCGATCAGTCCACCCAGGCTGCTCGCGCTAA
- a CDS encoding group II intron maturase-specific domain-containing protein produces MAPWAEGGDQSTQAARAKRRYHGKANWRIVRYADDFVIMTNGSGQDAAQLKEHAAKVLATVGLTLSESKTRVAHLSEGIDFLGFHIQWKKRRGDRKWFCMVFIADKAFTKIKQTIRALTPRRSPRPLTDVINEVNAALRGWTYYFRHALAGRRFSFLRYFTWRRFVAWQREQHRWGWKGVKRWLRRPNGSWNTITTPAAVLFDPTKVRIERYRYRGNRIPNPYDLTITA; encoded by the coding sequence ATGGCCCCGTGGGCCGAAGGCGGCGATCAGTCCACCCAGGCTGCTCGCGCTAAACGCCGCTATCACGGGAAGGCCAACTGGCGGATCGTGCGCTACGCCGACGATTTCGTCATCATGACCAACGGCAGCGGCCAAGACGCCGCCCAGTTGAAAGAACACGCCGCCAAGGTGCTGGCAACGGTCGGGCTCACGTTGTCCGAGTCCAAGACCCGCGTCGCGCACCTCAGCGAGGGAATCGATTTCCTCGGCTTCCACATCCAATGGAAGAAACGACGAGGAGACCGGAAATGGTTCTGCATGGTCTTCATCGCCGACAAGGCATTCACCAAGATCAAACAGACCATCCGTGCGTTGACTCCCCGCCGGTCCCCACGACCACTCACCGACGTGATCAACGAGGTCAACGCGGCATTGCGAGGCTGGACGTACTACTTCCGCCACGCGCTCGCCGGACGACGGTTCTCCTTCCTCAGGTATTTCACCTGGCGAAGATTCGTCGCCTGGCAACGCGAGCAACACCGCTGGGGCTGGAAAGGGGTGAAACGATGGCTCCGCCGCCCCAACGGCAGCTGGAACACCATCACCACCCCGGCAGCGGTCCTCTTCGATCCCACCAAGGTACGCATCGAGCGCTACCGGTATCGAGGCAACCGCATCCCCAACCCCTACGACCTCACGATCACCGCGTGA
- a CDS encoding SDR family oxidoreductase → MRDRIGLISGATSGVGGAIVAERLAHGDSVIAVGRSVERLADLRDATPASVGTGKLLTLSADLSTREGQTLLRSAIEASAPDGLDYLVHAAFGHIGEDEGKSIADITQEELVEFLSNSVILAHLTVQTCLPSLLRKRGSQLVFIVADWGLPQHNVLLYGESEGGAVGSEPYVSAKYALTGLASALEIQQDVRVTAVYPGVIASAALDTAGEPTFLTLDATDDEVAAAGYSVPEAAIPLSDIVAAVSFALSTRATVKTISIRPTGRGYIGV, encoded by the coding sequence ATGCGTGATCGTATTGGACTGATTAGCGGGGCGACGTCTGGAGTCGGTGGCGCTATCGTTGCCGAGAGGCTTGCTCATGGGGATTCGGTTATTGCAGTCGGCCGCTCCGTAGAGCGACTGGCCGACTTGCGTGATGCGACCCCCGCCAGCGTCGGGACAGGCAAACTACTAACGCTCTCGGCTGATCTGAGCACCCGCGAAGGTCAGACGCTCTTGCGATCGGCCATAGAGGCATCCGCCCCCGACGGCTTGGACTACCTTGTGCACGCCGCCTTTGGGCACATCGGTGAGGACGAGGGGAAGAGCATCGCCGACATCACTCAAGAGGAGCTCGTCGAGTTTCTTTCGAACAGCGTTATTCTTGCGCATCTGACCGTGCAAACATGCCTTCCCAGCCTTCTAAGGAAGCGGGGCTCTCAACTGGTCTTTATTGTCGCGGACTGGGGGCTCCCTCAGCACAATGTCCTTCTTTATGGCGAGTCAGAAGGAGGTGCAGTGGGGTCTGAGCCGTACGTCTCTGCTAAGTATGCCCTCACTGGGCTTGCTTCCGCTTTGGAGATTCAGCAGGATGTGCGAGTGACAGCTGTCTACCCGGGTGTCATCGCAAGTGCTGCCCTCGATACCGCTGGCGAACCTACATTTCTTACCTTGGACGCCACGGACGATGAGGTGGCCGCAGCGGGGTATTCTGTGCCTGAGGCTGCGATTCCCTTGTCCGACATTGTCGCCGCTGTCTCGTTTGCTCTTTCAACCAGGGCCACAGTGAAGACTATTTCCATTCGCCCGACGGGGCGGGGATACATCGGGGTATAA